A DNA window from Mesorhizobium sp. C432A contains the following coding sequences:
- a CDS encoding formimidoylglutamate deiminase, whose translation MTAIFAEQALLADGWHDKVRISLSGGQIAKVEPGSSPRSGDERHAILVPGMPNLHSHAFQRGMAGLAELRGPSADSFWSWREVMYRFALSMTPDQVEAVAAQLYVEMLEAGFSRVGEFHYLHHDRDGKPYANLAEMAERIAAAAGETGIGLTLLPVFYAHSSFSGAAPNEGQRRFINDVNRFERLLEKSRESVRALNQAVVGVAPHSLRAATPEELSAVAAIAPDGPIHIHVAEQVKEVEDCLAWSGARPVEWLLANAGIDKRWSLIHATHMTEAETTGMARSGAIAGLCPITEANLGDGTFSAPLFIEHGGRFGVGSDSNVLIGLPDELRQLEYSQRLAHRARNVLAVAGGSTGRALFDAALDGGSTALGTGPSRIAAGAAADFVSLDENHPSLAGKSGDAILDAWIFANGGKVDCVWVHGKKQVSGGRHVARETIAERFRQVMTALSA comes from the coding sequence GTGACGGCGATCTTTGCGGAACAGGCGCTGCTGGCCGATGGCTGGCATGACAAGGTGCGGATCTCGCTGAGCGGCGGTCAGATCGCGAAGGTGGAGCCAGGTTCTTCGCCGCGGAGCGGTGACGAACGCCACGCCATTCTGGTGCCCGGCATGCCGAACCTGCACAGCCACGCCTTCCAGCGCGGCATGGCCGGGCTTGCCGAACTGCGCGGTCCCTCCGCCGACAGCTTCTGGAGCTGGCGCGAGGTGATGTACCGCTTTGCGCTGTCGATGACGCCGGACCAGGTCGAGGCGGTCGCCGCCCAGCTTTATGTCGAAATGCTGGAGGCCGGATTCTCGCGCGTCGGCGAATTTCATTATCTCCACCACGATCGCGACGGAAAACCCTATGCCAACCTTGCCGAGATGGCCGAACGTATTGCCGCGGCCGCCGGCGAAACCGGGATCGGCCTGACGCTGCTGCCGGTGTTTTATGCCCATTCCTCCTTCAGCGGCGCTGCGCCCAACGAAGGCCAGCGGCGATTCATCAACGATGTGAATCGGTTCGAACGCTTGCTTGAGAAAAGCCGCGAATCGGTTCGTGCGTTGAATCAGGCTGTCGTTGGCGTCGCCCCGCACAGCCTGCGCGCCGCGACGCCGGAGGAACTCAGCGCTGTTGCCGCCATTGCGCCGGACGGACCGATCCACATCCACGTCGCCGAGCAGGTGAAGGAGGTCGAGGATTGCCTGGCGTGGTCGGGTGCGCGACCGGTCGAATGGCTGCTCGCCAATGCCGGGATCGACAAGCGTTGGTCCCTGATCCACGCCACCCACATGACCGAGGCTGAGACAACCGGCATGGCCAGAAGCGGCGCCATTGCCGGGCTTTGCCCGATCACCGAGGCCAATCTCGGCGACGGCACCTTTTCAGCACCTCTGTTCATCGAACATGGCGGCCGCTTCGGCGTCGGCTCGGATTCCAACGTGCTGATCGGCCTGCCGGATGAATTGCGCCAGCTCGAATATTCGCAGCGCCTCGCACACCGCGCCCGCAATGTGCTGGCGGTGGCCGGCGGCTCGACCGGGCGGGCTCTGTTCGACGCCGCCCTCGATGGCGGCAGCACCGCACTCGGCACCGGCCCGTCGCGGATCGCCGCCGGCGCCGCGGCTGATTTCGTCTCCCTCGACGAAAACCATCCTTCGCTGGCCGGAAAAAGTGGCGATGCGATCCTCGACGCCTGGATCTTTGCCAATGGCGGCAAGGTCGATTGCGTCTGGGTGCACGGAAAAAAACAAGTCAGCGGCGGCCGGCATGTAGCGCGTGAGACGATCGCCGAGCGCTTTCGTCAGGTGATGACAGCGCTTTCGGCATGA
- a CDS encoding Lrp/AsnC family transcriptional regulator produces the protein MNEARIDQFDRKIMALLQGDARLTNNDLSQRVNLSASQCSRRRQRLEEDGYIKGYRAVLDRDKLGFSLVNVISVTLATHNRDNARRFGELLARLPEVQEAHALTGEMDYILKVVTPDLKSLSEFVNGVLLPHESVQHVKTAIVLETLKETGALPI, from the coding sequence ATGAATGAAGCGCGCATCGATCAATTTGACCGCAAGATAATGGCTCTCTTGCAGGGCGACGCGCGGCTCACCAACAACGATCTCTCGCAGCGCGTGAACCTGTCGGCATCGCAATGCTCACGCCGCCGCCAGCGGCTGGAGGAAGACGGCTACATCAAGGGCTATCGCGCCGTGCTCGACCGCGACAAGCTCGGCTTCTCGCTGGTCAACGTCATCTCGGTGACGCTCGCCACCCATAACCGCGACAATGCCAGGCGCTTTGGCGAACTGCTGGCCCGGCTGCCCGAGGTGCAGGAGGCGCACGCGTTGACCGGCGAGATGGATTACATCCTGAAAGTGGTGACACCCGATCTCAAATCATTGTCGGAGTTCGTCAACGGCGTGCTCCTGCCGCATGAATCGGTACAGCATGTAAAGACGGCGATCGTGCTGGAGACGTTGAAGGAAACCGGCGCGCTGCCGATCTAG
- a CDS encoding MBL fold metallo-hydrolase, which translates to MNDRLVLLGSKGGPALRPGGPWPSSSLLELGGRTIVVDCGLGVTRGLVDAAVSLKALDLVFITHLHSDHVLELGPLLHTAWTAGLASPVTLFGPPGTGQYWRRFCQAMEFDIEIRIVDEGRPDIREMVSIVEFGEGEIFAQRGLKVSALRVDHPPVTDCFALRFEHGANSVVFSADTAFFPPLAGFARNADILVHEAMLEEGIERLVARTGNGARLKEHLLASHSFAEQAGRIASDAGVKRLVLNHLIPADDPEIGEADWEAAVRKSWVGDLTIARDGLVVKLDGAKAASGEETA; encoded by the coding sequence ATGAACGACCGGCTGGTGCTTCTCGGCTCCAAGGGCGGCCCGGCGCTGCGGCCGGGCGGGCCGTGGCCGAGTTCGTCGCTGCTGGAACTGGGCGGGCGAACCATCGTCGTCGATTGCGGGCTCGGCGTCACGCGCGGCCTGGTCGATGCCGCCGTCAGCCTGAAGGCGCTCGACCTGGTCTTCATCACCCATCTGCATTCCGACCATGTGCTGGAACTGGGCCCGTTGCTCCACACCGCCTGGACCGCCGGCCTCGCCAGCCCGGTGACGCTGTTCGGACCGCCCGGCACCGGCCAATACTGGCGCCGTTTCTGCCAGGCGATGGAGTTCGACATCGAAATTCGCATCGTCGATGAGGGCAGGCCGGACATTCGCGAAATGGTTTCGATCGTGGAATTCGGCGAGGGCGAGATTTTTGCGCAGCGCGGCCTGAAGGTCTCGGCACTGCGCGTCGACCATCCGCCGGTGACCGACTGTTTCGCGCTGCGCTTCGAGCATGGTGCGAATAGCGTCGTGTTCTCGGCCGACACAGCCTTCTTTCCGCCGCTCGCAGGCTTTGCCCGAAATGCCGACATTCTCGTCCATGAGGCCATGCTGGAAGAAGGCATCGAGCGGCTGGTCGCCAGGACCGGCAATGGCGCGCGGCTGAAAGAGCATCTGCTTGCCAGCCACTCATTTGCCGAGCAGGCAGGCCGCATCGCCAGCGATGCCGGGGTGAAGAGGCTGGTGCTCAACCACCTCATTCCGGCCGATGATCCCGAGATCGGCGAGGCCGACTGGGAGGCTGCTGTCAGGAAATCATGGGTGGGTGACTTGACGATTGCCCGCGACGGCCTTGTTGTGAAATTAGACGGCGCCAAAGCCGCATCAGGAGAGGAAACCGCATGA
- the hppD gene encoding 4-hydroxyphenylpyruvate dioxygenase, producing the protein MGPFPHDAPPAKISKENPAGTDGFEFVEFAHAEPQKLAELFTRMGYVAVAKHRTKDITVWRQGDINYVVNAEPGSHAMKFVDKHGPCAASMAWRVVDAKHAFEHAVSKGATPYDGNDKALDVPAIVGIGGSLLYFIEAYGKKGSAYDAEFEWLGERDPRPQGVGFYFLDHLTHNVYRGQMDKWWDFYRELFGFKQIHFFDIDGKITGLVSRAITSPCGKIRIPLNESKDDTSQIAEYLKKYNGEGIQHIAVGTDDIYAATDKLADNGLKFMPGPPETYYDMSYNRVNGHDEPIERMKKHGILIDGEGVVDGGMTKILLQIFSKPVIGPIFFEFIQRKGDEGFGEGNFRALFESIEQDQIKRGVIKVDGKAA; encoded by the coding sequence ATGGGTCCCTTCCCGCACGACGCCCCGCCCGCAAAGATCAGCAAGGAAAACCCCGCCGGCACCGACGGTTTCGAGTTCGTCGAGTTCGCGCATGCGGAGCCGCAGAAGCTAGCAGAACTGTTCACCCGCATGGGCTATGTCGCGGTGGCCAAGCACCGCACGAAGGACATCACCGTCTGGCGCCAGGGCGATATCAACTATGTCGTCAATGCCGAACCGGGCTCGCATGCGATGAAGTTCGTCGACAAACACGGCCCTTGCGCCGCCTCGATGGCCTGGCGTGTTGTCGATGCCAAGCACGCATTCGAGCATGCGGTATCGAAAGGCGCCACGCCCTACGACGGCAACGACAAGGCGCTCGACGTGCCGGCCATTGTCGGCATTGGCGGCTCGCTGCTCTATTTCATCGAAGCCTATGGCAAGAAGGGCTCGGCCTATGATGCCGAGTTCGAGTGGCTGGGCGAACGCGACCCGCGGCCGCAAGGCGTCGGCTTCTATTTCCTCGACCACCTCACCCACAATGTCTATCGCGGCCAGATGGACAAATGGTGGGACTTTTATCGCGAGCTGTTCGGCTTCAAGCAGATCCATTTCTTCGACATCGACGGCAAGATCACCGGCCTCGTCAGCCGCGCCATCACCTCGCCCTGCGGCAAGATCCGTATCCCGCTGAACGAGTCCAAGGACGACACCAGCCAGATCGCCGAGTATCTGAAGAAGTACAATGGCGAAGGCATCCAGCATATCGCTGTCGGCACCGACGACATCTACGCCGCCACCGACAAGCTTGCCGACAACGGGCTGAAGTTCATGCCCGGTCCGCCGGAGACCTACTACGACATGTCGTACAACAGGGTGAACGGGCATGACGAGCCGATCGAGCGGATGAAGAAGCACGGCATCCTGATCGACGGCGAAGGCGTGGTCGACGGCGGCATGACCAAGATCCTGCTGCAGATATTCTCCAAACCCGTGATCGGCCCGATCTTCTTCGAATTCATCCAGAGGAAGGGCGACGAAGGTTTTGGCGAAGGCAATTTCCGCGCGCTGTTCGAGTCGATCGAGCAGGACCAGATCAAGCGCGGCGTGATCAAGGTCGATGGCAAGGCGGCGTGA
- the hutC gene encoding histidine utilization repressor, which yields MSISETAVVEGGSLHQRILSDISEKIMSGAWAPGHRIPFEHELTAQYHCSRMTVNKALSQLAKAGLIERRRRSGSFVRQPQSQAAVLEIHDIRIEVEALGLAYRYERVARQKRRSSAEDRALLELGAAGQVLALECRHFAGKRPFAHEQRLINLAAVAEAAEEEFLDIAPGPWLIGRVPWSEAEHRIRAVAADRHIAEALDIATGAPCLVVERRTWSAEHPVTQVRFTYAAESHTLVARFRPSQG from the coding sequence ATGAGCATTTCAGAGACAGCGGTGGTAGAAGGCGGCTCGCTGCACCAGCGCATCCTGTCCGACATCAGCGAGAAAATAATGTCCGGCGCCTGGGCGCCGGGCCACCGCATCCCGTTCGAGCACGAGCTGACGGCGCAGTATCATTGCTCGCGCATGACGGTGAACAAGGCGCTGTCGCAACTGGCCAAGGCCGGGCTGATCGAGCGCCGCCGCCGTTCGGGCAGTTTCGTGCGCCAGCCGCAATCGCAGGCCGCGGTGCTGGAAATCCACGACATCAGGATCGAGGTCGAGGCGCTTGGGCTGGCCTATCGCTACGAGCGCGTGGCGCGGCAGAAAAGGCGCAGCAGCGCCGAGGATCGCGCCTTGCTGGAATTGGGAGCGGCTGGACAGGTGCTGGCGCTGGAATGCCGGCATTTCGCCGGCAAGCGGCCGTTCGCGCACGAACAGCGGCTGATCAATCTCGCCGCCGTCGCGGAAGCCGCCGAGGAGGAGTTTCTCGACATCGCCCCCGGCCCTTGGCTGATCGGCCGCGTGCCATGGAGCGAGGCAGAGCACCGTATCCGCGCGGTGGCGGCCGACAGGCATATTGCCGAAGCGCTCGACATCGCAACCGGCGCGCCCTGCCTGGTGGTCGAGCGCCGGACCTGGAGCGCCGAGCACCCAGTGACGCAGGTGAGGTTCACCTACGCCGCGGAGAGCCACACGCTGGTGGCGCGGTTCAGGCCTTCGCAGGGGTAG
- the hmgA gene encoding homogentisate 1,2-dioxygenase — translation MEFSYMPGFGNDFETETLPGSLPQGRNSPQRPAYGLYAEQLSGSPFTAPRGTNERSWLYRIRPSVKHTGRFKAASYPLWKTAPNVGDHELALGQYRWNPVPMPKEPTDFIQGMRTITSAGDVLGQSGMAAHVYVANRSMVDDHFFNADGELLIVPQVGALRFVTEMGVIELRPGEIAVLPRGLVFKVELIDKEVRGYVCENYGAKLTLPDRGPIGANCLANPRDFKTPCAWFEEKETPCRLTVKWCGNFNVTEIGHSPLDVVAWHGNYAPYKYDLATFSPVGAILFDHPDPSIFTVLTAPSGEEGTANIDFVIFPPRWLVAEDTFRPPWYHRNIMSEFMGLIHGQYDAKEEGFVPGGISLHNLMLAHGPDAPGFEKASRSELKPVKLDNTMAFMFETRFPQMLTRYGAELETRQDNYIDCWTDLKKRFNGTPEGDWS, via the coding sequence ATGGAATTTTCCTACATGCCGGGCTTCGGCAATGATTTTGAGACCGAAACGCTGCCCGGCTCGCTGCCGCAAGGGCGCAATTCCCCGCAGCGACCGGCTTACGGACTTTATGCCGAGCAGCTCTCGGGCTCGCCCTTCACCGCCCCGCGCGGCACCAATGAGCGCTCCTGGCTCTACCGCATCCGGCCGAGCGTAAAACACACCGGCCGCTTCAAGGCGGCGAGCTATCCCCTGTGGAAGACCGCTCCCAATGTCGGCGACCACGAGCTGGCGCTCGGCCAGTACCGCTGGAACCCGGTGCCGATGCCGAAGGAGCCGACCGATTTCATTCAAGGGATGCGCACCATCACCAGCGCCGGAGATGTGCTGGGCCAAAGCGGCATGGCCGCGCATGTCTATGTCGCCAACCGATCGATGGTCGACGACCATTTCTTCAATGCCGATGGCGAGTTGCTGATCGTCCCCCAGGTCGGCGCCTTGCGCTTCGTCACCGAGATGGGCGTCATCGAGCTGCGGCCCGGCGAGATCGCCGTTTTGCCGCGCGGGCTGGTGTTCAAGGTCGAGCTCATCGACAAGGAAGTGCGCGGCTATGTCTGCGAAAACTATGGTGCCAAGCTGACGCTGCCCGACCGCGGTCCGATCGGCGCCAATTGCCTCGCCAATCCGCGCGACTTCAAGACGCCCTGCGCCTGGTTCGAGGAGAAGGAGACGCCGTGCCGGCTGACGGTGAAATGGTGCGGCAATTTCAACGTCACCGAGATCGGCCATTCGCCGCTCGACGTCGTCGCCTGGCACGGCAATTATGCGCCCTACAAATATGATCTGGCGACGTTTTCTCCGGTCGGCGCCATCCTGTTCGACCATCCCGATCCGTCGATCTTCACCGTGCTGACGGCGCCGAGCGGCGAGGAGGGCACCGCCAACATCGACTTCGTCATCTTCCCGCCGCGCTGGCTGGTGGCGGAGGATACGTTCCGCCCGCCCTGGTACCACCGAAACATCATGAGCGAGTTCATGGGCCTGATCCACGGCCAGTACGACGCCAAGGAAGAAGGTTTTGTCCCGGGCGGCATCAGCCTGCACAATCTGATGCTGGCCCACGGCCCAGACGCGCCTGGCTTCGAAAAGGCCTCGCGCTCGGAGCTGAAACCGGTCAAGCTCGACAACACCATGGCCTTCATGTTCGAGACCCGATTCCCGCAAATGCTCACCCGCTACGGCGCCGAGCTTGAAACGAGGCAGGACAATTACATCGATTGCTGGACCGATCTGAAGAAGCGTTTCAACGGCACGCCGGAGGGCGACTGGTCTTGA
- a CDS encoding DinB family protein produces MTLLEHFSRMAGNNLWSNDRLYRAVLQLKPGEFEAERTSFFPSIKATLNHILAVDHLYLDFLEEGGVGAAAYDDYVPFDVPQALFAAQVAADRRLIAFCEKLSEADLDRQVITDRREDGMIPEKIGDILAHVFLHDIHHRGQVHAMLSGSSVAPPQLDEFLLDYDLKVRKEEVERLGL; encoded by the coding sequence GTGACCCTGCTCGAGCATTTCAGCCGCATGGCCGGCAACAATCTCTGGTCGAACGACCGGCTCTATCGCGCCGTGCTGCAGCTAAAGCCCGGCGAATTCGAAGCCGAGCGCACAAGCTTCTTCCCGTCGATCAAGGCGACGCTCAACCACATCCTCGCGGTCGATCATCTCTATCTCGATTTTCTCGAAGAAGGCGGCGTCGGTGCGGCCGCTTATGACGACTACGTGCCGTTCGATGTGCCGCAGGCGCTGTTTGCCGCCCAGGTCGCAGCAGATCGACGCCTAATCGCCTTTTGCGAGAAGCTGTCGGAGGCGGATCTCGACCGTCAGGTCATCACCGACCGGCGCGAGGACGGCATGATCCCCGAAAAGATCGGCGACATTCTCGCCCATGTCTTCCTGCACGACATCCACCATCGCGGCCAGGTTCACGCGATGCTCTCGGGCAGCTCGGTCGCGCCGCCGCAGCTGGACGAGTTTTTGCTCGATTATGATTTGAAGGTGAGGAAAGAAGAGGTCGAGCGGTTGGGCCTCTGA
- a CDS encoding RidA family protein produces MSIRRIDVGPRMSQIVIHGNTVYLAGQVGTPGASVGEQTRSILASIDELLAKAGTDKTKILQAIIWLADMGTFAEMNKEWDKWVPQGNTPARATGEAKLAGPEYVVEIIVTAAI; encoded by the coding sequence ATGAGCATTCGTCGCATCGATGTTGGCCCGCGCATGAGCCAGATCGTCATCCACGGCAACACCGTCTATCTCGCCGGCCAGGTCGGAACGCCCGGCGCCAGCGTTGGCGAACAGACCAGGTCGATCCTCGCATCTATCGACGAACTGCTGGCCAAGGCCGGCACCGACAAGACCAAGATCCTGCAGGCGATCATCTGGCTGGCCGATATGGGCACCTTCGCCGAGATGAACAAGGAATGGGACAAGTGGGTCCCGCAAGGCAACACGCCCGCCCGCGCCACGGGCGAGGCCAAGCTTGCAGGGCCGGAATATGTGGTCGAGATTATTGTTACGGCGGCGATTTAA
- a CDS encoding TIGR01244 family sulfur transferase — protein sequence MEYREISEDYSVSGQIQPEDAAAIKEAGFKSVICNRPDDEQPDQPSADSVKAAVEAAGLAFRYIPVISGQITAENVEDQAEALDALEGPVFAYCRSGARCTNLYGLIQQSKG from the coding sequence ATGGAATATCGAGAAATCAGCGAGGACTATTCGGTCTCGGGCCAGATCCAGCCCGAAGATGCCGCCGCCATCAAGGAAGCCGGTTTCAAGAGCGTGATCTGCAACCGGCCGGATGACGAGCAGCCCGACCAGCCTTCGGCCGACAGCGTCAAGGCGGCGGTCGAAGCCGCGGGGCTGGCCTTCCGCTACATCCCGGTAATCAGCGGCCAGATCACAGCCGAGAATGTCGAAGATCAGGCCGAAGCGCTCGACGCGCTCGAAGGCCCGGTGTTTGCTTATTGCCGCTCGGGCGCGCGCTGCACCAATCTCTACGGGCTGATTCAGCAGTCCAAGGGGTGA
- a CDS encoding MarR family transcriptional regulator has translation MPYRLYRLADAVSREFSKIYRDRHGLTRPEWRALSGLGQRGTMTATALGEQSAMHKTKVSRAVAELERRRWLVRTTDENDRRVEHLALTKAGLAAYGEMVPLAKAFERELLERLSTEERTAIVSGVAALEAKLTLG, from the coding sequence CTGCCCTACCGGCTCTACCGGCTGGCCGATGCCGTCAGCCGCGAATTTTCAAAAATCTACCGCGACCGTCACGGTCTGACGCGGCCGGAATGGCGCGCCCTGTCAGGGCTCGGACAGCGCGGCACCATGACGGCGACAGCGCTTGGCGAACAGTCGGCCATGCACAAGACCAAGGTGTCGCGCGCCGTGGCGGAACTGGAGCGAAGGCGCTGGCTGGTACGCACAACTGACGAGAATGATCGACGTGTGGAGCACCTGGCGCTGACGAAGGCGGGGCTGGCGGCCTATGGCGAAATGGTGCCGCTGGCGAAGGCGTTCGAACGGGAGTTGCTGGAGAGGTTGAGCACAGAGGAGCGGACAGCGATTGTGAGCGGCGTGGCGGCGCTGGAGGCAAAACTCACCTTGGGTTGA
- a CDS encoding type II toxin-antitoxin system prevent-host-death family antitoxin, producing MNVSITEAKAKLTELVGRAEAGEEIVITRHGKIAARLVPQVREDLLSRIGALKGKIWISDDFDTRP from the coding sequence GTGAACGTCTCCATAACCGAAGCAAAGGCCAAACTAACGGAACTCGTCGGCCGCGCGGAGGCCGGCGAGGAGATAGTCATCACTCGTCACGGCAAGATCGCGGCGCGGCTCGTGCCACAAGTTCGAGAAGACTTGTTGTCGCGCATAGGTGCCCTGAAGGGCAAGATTTGGATTTCTGACGATTTCGACACTCGGCCCTGA
- a CDS encoding fumarylacetoacetate hydrolase family protein, producing the protein MKLATLRDGTRDGKLVVVSRDLTRFTDASFLARTLQAALDDWQRISPHLATIAESLENNAVPSARFHEHDAHSPLPRAYQWADGSAYVNHVELVRKARGAEMPASFWTDPLIYQGGSDSFIAPREPIRAADEAFGIDMEAEVAVVVDDVPMGASLDQARAAIRLVMLVNDVTLRALTGPELAKGFGFFQSKPSSAFSPVAVTPDELGDAWDGGKVNLPLLADVNGKPFGRANAGVDMTFDFPALIAHAAKTRPLVAGTIIGSGTVSNKLDGGPGKPVAAGGAGYSCIAELRMIETIESGEPKAPFLRFGDTVRIEMKNKSGNSIFGAIEQKVEKSQA; encoded by the coding sequence ATGAAGCTTGCCACATTGAGGGACGGAACGCGCGACGGAAAGCTTGTCGTCGTCTCGCGCGACCTGACGCGCTTCACCGACGCCTCGTTCCTGGCGCGCACGCTGCAGGCCGCACTCGACGACTGGCAGCGGATTTCGCCGCACCTGGCGACGATCGCCGAATCGCTGGAGAACAATGCGGTGCCGTCGGCACGCTTCCATGAGCATGACGCCCATTCGCCGCTGCCGCGCGCCTATCAATGGGCCGATGGTTCTGCCTATGTGAACCACGTCGAGCTGGTGCGCAAAGCCCGCGGCGCCGAGATGCCGGCAAGCTTCTGGACCGATCCGCTGATCTACCAGGGTGGCTCGGATTCCTTTATCGCGCCGCGCGAGCCGATCCGCGCGGCGGACGAAGCCTTCGGCATCGACATGGAGGCGGAGGTCGCCGTCGTCGTCGACGATGTGCCGATGGGCGCCAGCCTCGACCAGGCGCGCGCCGCCATCCGGCTGGTCATGCTGGTCAATGATGTGACGCTGCGCGCGCTCACCGGACCCGAGCTCGCCAAGGGGTTTGGCTTCTTCCAGTCGAAGCCGTCCTCGGCTTTTTCGCCGGTGGCGGTGACGCCGGACGAACTCGGCGACGCCTGGGATGGCGGCAAGGTCAACCTGCCTCTGCTCGCCGACGTCAACGGCAAGCCGTTCGGCCGTGCTAATGCCGGCGTCGACATGACCTTCGACTTCCCGGCGCTGATTGCCCATGCCGCAAAGACACGGCCGCTGGTTGCCGGCACCATCATCGGCTCCGGCACCGTCTCCAACAAGCTGGATGGCGGGCCGGGCAAACCGGTGGCGGCCGGCGGCGCCGGCTATTCCTGCATCGCTGAACTGCGCATGATCGAGACCATTGAGTCTGGCGAGCCCAAGGCGCCGTTCCTGCGCTTTGGCGATACGGTGCGTATCGAGATGAAGAATAAAAGCGGAAACTCGATCTTCGGCGCCATCGAGCAGAAGGTCGAGAAGTCCCAGGCATAA